A single region of the Enterococcus mundtii genome encodes:
- the grpE gene encoding nucleotide exchange factor GrpE — protein MKENHEELDQELNDTQLDPETEEVEVSEVEEEANELANLQAEFDEMEDKFLRARAEIANMANRGKNEREQLQKYRSQDLAKKLLPSIDNLERALATEVSDEQGASLKKGIEMVLESLKHALKEEGIEKIPAKGEPFDPTLHQAVQTVPATDELPADTIVEVLQEGYKLHDRVLRPTMVIVAQ, from the coding sequence ATGAAAGAAAACCATGAAGAATTAGATCAGGAATTGAATGATACGCAGCTAGATCCAGAAACGGAAGAAGTAGAAGTTTCAGAAGTGGAAGAAGAAGCAAATGAACTTGCAAATCTCCAAGCTGAATTTGATGAAATGGAAGACAAGTTTTTGCGTGCGAGAGCAGAAATCGCTAATATGGCAAATCGTGGTAAAAACGAACGAGAGCAATTGCAAAAATATCGTTCACAAGATTTAGCCAAAAAATTATTACCTTCGATCGACAACTTAGAACGTGCTTTAGCAACAGAAGTATCTGATGAGCAAGGTGCAAGTTTGAAAAAAGGTATCGAGATGGTTCTTGAAAGTTTGAAACATGCATTGAAGGAAGAGGGCATCGAAAAAATCCCTGCAAAAGGTGAACCTTTTGATCCGACATTGCATCAAGCAGTTCAGACCGTGCCAGCAACAGATGAATTACCTGCTGATACGATCGTTGAAGTGTTACAAGAAGGCTATAAATTACATGACCGCGTATTGAGACCGACAATGGTTATCGTTGCGCAATAA
- the hrcA gene encoding heat-inducible transcriptional repressor HrcA, which yields MLTQRQSDILRLIIQNYTSSGVPVGSKTLMAEGVEASPATIRNDMKALEDEGLLLKTHSSSGRIPSALGYRYYVDHLLRPARVANDDLHQIRQSLNKEFHEINEIIKQSAEILSELTSYTTFSLGPEIKDRRLTGFRIVPLNSRQVIAIVVTDNGNVESQVFTLPENLGSQDLEKMVRIVNDRLVGDPLVTVYNKLRTEIPMILHKYFQTTEGMSNLFDTVLSHAFEDKVYVSGQMNLLDYEPLQDVDQFKSMFSFMTDSYELTQMIVPMDSKIHIKIGSEIGNDLLQNMSMIQASYEIVGHGRGTIALLGPTSMPYSKMLGLVDVYRKELAHKLADYYRTLDRSDF from the coding sequence ATGTTAACACAGCGACAAAGTGATATTTTACGTCTGATCATCCAAAACTATACGAGTAGTGGGGTGCCCGTTGGTTCCAAAACGTTAATGGCGGAAGGAGTCGAGGCAAGTCCAGCGACGATCCGTAATGATATGAAAGCTTTAGAGGATGAAGGTCTACTTTTAAAGACACATTCTTCTTCTGGACGTATACCGTCTGCGCTAGGTTATCGTTATTATGTGGATCATCTGTTACGACCTGCTCGTGTAGCAAATGATGATTTGCACCAAATTCGACAGTCTTTAAACAAGGAATTCCATGAAATCAACGAAATCATCAAACAATCAGCTGAGATTTTATCTGAGTTGACTAGTTACACTACTTTTTCGTTAGGACCCGAGATTAAAGATCGCCGTTTGACCGGTTTTCGCATCGTGCCATTGAACAGTCGTCAGGTGATTGCGATCGTGGTGACTGATAATGGGAACGTTGAAAGTCAGGTTTTTACTCTTCCTGAAAACTTAGGTAGTCAGGACTTAGAAAAAATGGTTCGTATTGTCAATGACCGTTTGGTAGGAGATCCGTTAGTGACGGTATACAACAAATTACGCACGGAGATCCCAATGATCTTGCATAAATATTTTCAAACAACGGAAGGGATGTCAAATCTCTTTGATACGGTATTGAGTCATGCGTTTGAAGATAAAGTTTATGTGAGTGGCCAAATGAACTTATTGGATTATGAGCCGTTGCAAGATGTGGATCAGTTCAAGTCAATGTTTTCATTTATGACGGATTCCTATGAACTGACACAGATGATCGTACCGATGGATAGCAAGATACATATCAAAATCGGTTCGGAAATAGGCAATGACCTATTGCAAAATATGAGTATGATCCAAGCAAGTTATGAAATTGTCGGCCATGGACGTGGAACCATTGCATTGCTAGGACCAACTAGTATGCCATATTCCAAAATGTTAGGCCTTGTCGATGTCTATCGAAAAGAATTGGCGCACAAACTCGCTGATTATTATCGCACACTTGATCGCTCGGATTTTTAA
- the hemW gene encoding radical SAM family heme chaperone HemW produces the protein MKETNKSVEHKVSAYIHIPFCEHICYYCDFNKVFLEGQPVDEYVEMLLKEMAIMIERRPVNELETLYVGGGTPTSLSAKQLDRLLSGAREILPFNEGKEFTVEANPGDLTREKLQVMKNYGVNRLSMGVQTFDNRLLKKIGRKHTAEDVYETMRFLEAENFSNVSIDLIYALPGQTLEGYLDTLERALALDLPHYSLYSLILENKTMFMNWVRQGRLQLPDQETETRMFEETIAAMEKHQRHQYEISNFGLAGHESQHNLMYWNNDHYFGFGAGASGYLDHTRYRNKGPIQHYLRPLREGELPVLEREELSRKNQIEEEMFLGLRKKVGIERQHFLQRYGRSIESLYQSVLDELVAEELLVNEEDRVYLTQKGTFLGNNVFERFLLDKDLIND, from the coding sequence ATGAAAGAAACAAACAAATCCGTAGAACATAAGGTTTCTGCGTATATCCATATCCCATTTTGCGAACATATTTGTTATTACTGTGACTTCAATAAAGTGTTTCTAGAAGGTCAACCAGTGGATGAGTATGTCGAAATGCTACTAAAGGAAATGGCGATCATGATAGAGCGTCGTCCGGTGAATGAATTGGAGACGCTGTATGTTGGTGGTGGAACGCCGACTTCTTTATCGGCTAAGCAGCTCGATCGACTATTGTCTGGTGCCAGAGAGATCTTACCTTTTAATGAAGGAAAAGAGTTTACGGTGGAAGCGAATCCTGGTGATTTGACCAGGGAAAAGCTACAAGTAATGAAGAATTATGGGGTCAATCGTTTATCGATGGGGGTCCAGACCTTTGATAATCGCTTATTAAAGAAAATTGGTCGAAAACATACGGCGGAAGATGTCTATGAAACAATGCGATTTTTAGAGGCGGAAAATTTTTCAAATGTCAGCATTGATTTGATCTATGCGTTACCTGGGCAGACGTTAGAAGGCTATCTTGATACTTTGGAGCGGGCATTAGCCTTAGACTTACCTCATTATTCTCTTTATTCATTGATTTTAGAGAATAAAACGATGTTTATGAATTGGGTTCGACAAGGTCGGCTGCAATTGCCAGATCAAGAGACGGAGACACGGATGTTTGAAGAAACGATTGCGGCGATGGAAAAACACCAACGTCATCAATATGAGATCAGTAACTTTGGTTTAGCTGGTCATGAATCGCAACACAATTTGATGTATTGGAATAATGATCACTATTTCGGTTTTGGCGCAGGGGCAAGTGGCTATTTGGATCATACGCGATATCGAAATAAAGGTCCGATCCAACATTATTTGCGTCCGTTACGTGAAGGTGAGCTACCGGTATTAGAACGTGAAGAGTTATCTCGTAAAAATCAAATTGAGGAAGAGATGTTTCTTGGTTTAAGAAAAAAGGTGGGCATTGAGAGGCAACACTTTTTACAGCGTTATGGTCGATCGATTGAATCGTTGTATCAATCTGTCCTGGATGAGTTAGTAGCAGAAGAGTTGTTAGTGAATGAAGAAGACCGAGTATATTTGACACAAAAAGGAACTTTTTTGGGAAATAATGTCTTCGAACGGTTTTTATTGGATAAGGACTTGATAAACGACTGA
- a CDS encoding tyrosine-type recombinase/integrase: MLRPSEFKQYLRSSYTTVDKKKYLRTFQVYYDPVKEKTRKKSVNWKAKGFKSEKQALRYLKEQIGKEFKKYSMFADANYCETFGELSSLWLKAWSPTVRQTTVHYQKEILRRYLQPHFANNLRLQQLTPLFVEGAWADILAIRSKQSKTLLEKATLEKIRSLLKQILAYGYRHDLVLFDLNKVILRIPNDRKILAIQRRKKKFLEKEEIRTLFQVIDEKYESNHEINKMGKLYLDMAEFLIRNGLRIGELSALTIEKVDFQSKKLVIDEGVVAACRTIEQYIRNPPKTISSIREIDLDDRSLAIIRNRIQLNEARQKEMKQREKGTFIKTYQRKNQTSYHKKVRASEQFLFSTTIFQTQNGTPVVYHSFNEFMNGRGSNKKPVKCVKDILREKYPAFNKHVTTHTFRYTHISLLAEAGVPIKAIMDRVGHSNMKTTLEIYNQVSSATKEKVIQEVDSWIF, translated from the coding sequence TTGCTGCGGCCGTCAGAGTTCAAACAGTATCTTCGAAGTTCATATACTACGGTTGATAAGAAGAAATATTTACGTACATTTCAAGTTTATTATGATCCAGTCAAAGAAAAGACGCGAAAGAAAAGTGTTAACTGGAAAGCAAAAGGATTTAAAAGTGAAAAACAAGCATTACGCTATCTGAAGGAACAGATTGGAAAAGAGTTCAAAAAATATTCGATGTTTGCTGATGCGAACTATTGTGAAACGTTTGGTGAATTATCGTCACTTTGGTTAAAAGCTTGGTCGCCCACGGTACGTCAAACAACCGTCCATTATCAAAAAGAAATTCTTCGCCGATACCTTCAACCACATTTTGCTAATAATCTGCGACTGCAACAACTGACTCCTTTGTTCGTGGAAGGGGCTTGGGCAGATATCTTAGCGATCCGCTCAAAACAAAGCAAAACGCTTCTAGAAAAAGCAACATTAGAAAAGATTCGTTCTTTACTTAAACAAATTCTCGCTTATGGTTATCGGCATGATTTAGTCTTATTCGATTTGAATAAGGTTATTTTGAGAATCCCCAATGACCGAAAAATATTAGCGATTCAACGCAGAAAAAAGAAGTTTCTAGAGAAAGAGGAGATCCGTACTCTTTTCCAAGTAATCGATGAGAAATATGAAAGTAATCATGAAATCAATAAGATGGGAAAACTGTACTTAGACATGGCGGAATTTTTGATTCGAAACGGCTTAAGGATTGGTGAATTAAGTGCGTTGACAATTGAGAAAGTGGATTTTCAGTCAAAGAAGTTAGTGATTGATGAAGGCGTAGTGGCAGCTTGTAGAACGATTGAGCAATACATACGCAATCCGCCAAAGACTATTTCCTCCATTCGAGAAATCGATTTGGATGATCGTTCGCTTGCGATTATTAGAAATAGGATTCAACTAAATGAAGCGAGACAAAAAGAGATGAAACAAAGAGAAAAAGGAACTTTTATAAAGACGTATCAGCGAAAGAACCAGACTTCTTATCACAAAAAAGTGAGGGCTTCTGAACAATTTCTTTTCTCAACTACGATTTTCCAAACACAAAATGGTACGCCAGTCGTTTATCATTCATTTAATGAGTTTATGAATGGACGTGGTAGCAATAAAAAACCAGTGAAATGTGTGAAAGATATCTTAAGAGAAAAATATCCTGCGTTTAATAAGCACGTTACTACTCATACTTTTCGCTACACACATATTTCTCTCTTGGCTGAAGCTGGCGTCCCAATCAAAGCCATCATGGATCGTGTTGGTCATTCCAATATGAAAACAACACTGGAAATTTACAACCAAGTGTCCAGCGCAACGAAAGAAAAAGTGATCCAAGAAGTCGATTCTTGGATTTTTTAG
- a CDS encoding EF0163 family protein, producing the protein MRRKVMLSMITLLSVFLSACRETQQETTSTVEESKPMQIVETGNTKKQEAIPEETTATTESKEETQETEPSDSDKKNIVVDNLELLTAYGEAYANFSSIDHRNRKLKELMTEECIQLNGIDVETGIMLESSGKIISIFQNEEEEAAVLLECQQNGSTVRVLLVAKVEDGRIAEMTYNTLKREY; encoded by the coding sequence ATGAGACGAAAAGTAATGTTATCAATGATTACTTTATTATCAGTGTTTTTGTCTGCGTGTAGGGAAACACAGCAAGAAACGACTTCGACTGTGGAAGAATCAAAGCCTATGCAGATCGTAGAGACTGGAAATACCAAGAAACAAGAAGCTATTCCTGAAGAAACAACAGCTACCACAGAATCAAAAGAAGAAACGCAAGAAACAGAACCAAGCGATTCAGACAAGAAAAATATAGTCGTAGATAATTTGGAGCTGTTAACTGCTTATGGAGAAGCCTATGCCAATTTCTCAAGTATCGATCACCGCAACCGAAAATTAAAAGAACTGATGACGGAAGAATGTATCCAGCTAAACGGAATCGATGTTGAAACAGGAATCATGTTAGAAAGTTCCGGAAAAATCATCTCCATTTTTCAAAATGAGGAAGAAGAAGCAGCCGTATTGTTGGAATGTCAGCAAAACGGCTCTACCGTCCGCGTCCTATTAGTGGCAAAGGTAGAAGATGGGAGGATTGCAGAAATGACCTATAATACGTTGAAGAGGGAGTATTAA